In one Pseudomonas sp. SG20056 genomic region, the following are encoded:
- a CDS encoding DUF808 domain-containing protein, giving the protein MAGASLLTLLDDIAAVLDDVAVMTKVAAKKTAGVLGDDLALNAQQVSGVRAERELPVVWAVAKGSAKNKLILVPAALLISAFAPWAVTPLLMFGGAFLCYEGFEKLAHKFLHSKADNQAQHQELLQAVADPEVDMLAFEKDKIKGAIRTDFILSAEIIAITLGTVALASFGKQVAVLSAIALVMTVGVYGLVAGIVKLDDAGLYLNQRGGEGLGGRLQRSVGRGILFTAPYMMKTLSILGTAAMFMVGGGILTHGVHAAQEWIDQMAQSVAASSGLLAALLPTLLNAIAGIIAGAIALLLVSLATRIWKAVKPSKTQA; this is encoded by the coding sequence CTGTTAACCCTGCTTGATGATATTGCCGCCGTCCTTGACGATGTGGCGGTAATGACCAAAGTCGCCGCCAAGAAAACTGCCGGGGTACTCGGCGACGACCTGGCGCTGAATGCCCAGCAGGTCAGCGGCGTGCGCGCCGAACGTGAACTGCCGGTGGTCTGGGCGGTGGCCAAGGGTTCGGCGAAAAACAAGCTGATTCTGGTGCCTGCCGCCCTGCTGATCAGCGCCTTTGCGCCCTGGGCGGTGACGCCGCTGCTGATGTTTGGCGGCGCCTTCCTCTGCTACGAAGGCTTCGAGAAGCTCGCGCACAAGTTCCTCCATAGCAAGGCCGATAATCAGGCGCAGCATCAAGAATTGCTGCAGGCCGTGGCCGACCCGGAAGTGGACATGCTGGCGTTCGAGAAGGACAAGATAAAGGGCGCGATCCGCACCGACTTTATCCTCTCGGCAGAAATCATCGCCATCACCCTTGGCACCGTGGCCCTGGCCAGTTTTGGCAAGCAGGTCGCGGTGCTGTCCGCCATCGCCCTGGTTATGACGGTCGGGGTTTATGGCCTGGTGGCGGGTATCGTCAAGCTGGACGACGCCGGCCTCTACCTCAATCAGCGTGGCGGCGAAGGCCTGGGCGGCCGCCTGCAACGCAGCGTCGGTCGCGGCATTCTGTTTACCGCGCCGTACATGATGAAAACCCTGTCGATTCTCGGCACCGCAGCGATGTTTATGGTCGGCGGCGGCATCCTCACCCACGGCGTACATGCCGCGCAGGAATGGATCGACCAGATGGCGCAGAGCGTGGCGGCCAGCAGCGGCCTGCTCGCGGCCTTGCTGCCAACCCTGCTGAATGCCATCGCCGGGATTATCGCCGGGGCCATTGCCCTACTGCTGGTCAGCCTGGCAACCCGCATCTGGAAAGCGGTGAAACCGAGCAAGACGCAAGCCTGA